The sequence below is a genomic window from Candidatus Palauibacter australiensis.
CCCTGGAGCGCGTAGGGGAGGAACTGGAAGGGGAGGGGTGAACGCGTGGCCGATTCGGAGTCGTTCACGGAGTGCTTGAGTTGCACGAAGGGGGTCCTGCTCCCGCTTTCGGACTACGGACGCGACGGGGCACCGATCCGGTACAAGGCATGGGTCTGCTCGGACCCCAAGTGCGGGTTTAACATCCGCATCGACAACGGTGAGATCAGCTTCGGACGTAACGTCCAGCAGTCCTACAAGTAACCTCCCCGGCGGAGACTCCGCCGCCACGCGGAGCCCCTCCATGCGGGTTCCCGCCTTCCCGCCATCGGACTGGTGGCGCTGTGCCGCCCGCGAAGTGTGGCTGCCCACCGCGGCCGAGATGGCGGGGATCGACCGCGCCGCCATCGAATCGGGAGCGATACCGGAACGCGCGCTGATCGAGAACGCGGGTCGAGCGTTGGCGCGCCATGTGCACGAACGGTTCCCGGCCGGCCGCGTAGCGGTGCTCGCGGGAAGCGGTCACAACGGCGCCGACGCCCTCGTGGCGGGACGGACCCTCTCCGCCTGGGGACGATCCGTCGGGTTCCTCCGATGCGGAAGCCGAACCCCGGATCCGGATGTCCTCGCGGGCTGGAGCCTGACTCTCGACCCGCCGGAAGCGCTGGACCGGGAACTCGCCGCGGCCGATGTCGTCATCGACGGCATTCTGGGGACGGGCCTGACGACGGCGCCCCGCCCGCCCCAGGCGAAGATCATCGAACGCGTGAACGCAGCCCGGGCCGCCGTGGTCGCGGCCGATGGTCCCAGCGGCGTGGACTTTACGACGGGTCGCGTGCCGGGGGCCGCAATTCGGGCCGACCTGACCGTCACCTTCGGGTGGCCGAAGACCGGCCTGCTGAGTTTCCCGGCGCGCGAGCGCATCGGCGATCTGATTTCGGTCGAGATCGGCTTTCCGCCGCCGGAGCCGCCTCCGTCCGCCCGGGCCGTGACGGCGGCATGGGTGGCCGGCCTCCTCGGAGAGCGGGCCGCCGACGGCCACAAGGGCGACGCGGGCTACCTCGCGATCCTTGGCGGAGAGCGTGGCATGGCCGGCGCCGTGGTGCTTGCCGCCCGCGCCGCGATCCGGGCGGGGGCCGGCATCGTGCGCGTCGTGAGCGCCGCGGAGAACCGGAAGATCGTGCAGACCGGCGTCCCCGAGGCCGTATTCGTCGACTGGTCCTCGTCCGAGGCGGTCCGGTCGACGCTGAACTGGGCCGGCGCGGTCGCCGTCGGACCGGGTCTGGGAACGGGGCCGAAGCGAGCCGAGTTGATGCGGCGCGTGCTGGAGGATGGGTCCGTCCCGCTCGTCCTCGATGCGGACGCGCTGAACGTGCTTTCGGCGGAGGCGGCGGAGGCCGGGGTCCCGCTTGGTCCGCTCGCACCGCGCCGTTCCGTCCTCCTGACTCCGCATCCCGGCGAGATGGCGCGGTTGCTCGGCACGTCCGTGGGTGAAGTCCGCGGAGATGCCCCGACCGCGGCCCGGCGGCTGGCCGGTGCGACGGGGGCGACCGTGCTGCTCAAGGGCGCGCCGACCTGGGTCGCGCGGCCGGGGGGCGAACTGCGCGCGACCACGCTCGTGAGTCCGGCGTTCGCGAGCGGCGGCATGGGCGACGTGCTGACCGGCGTGTGCGGTGCCTGTCTGGCGTCCGGCCTCGGCCCCGCCGACGCGGCGTCCGCCGCTCTGACGCTCACGGCTCTCGCGATTCTGCACGACGTGGACGAGATCGGCGGATCCGCGGCGGACGTGCCGGACGCACTGCCGGCCGCGCGCCGGGCGTTGGGCACGGTGCGATCCGGCGTCTGGCCGGGGGTCAACCTCGCCCTTCCCGCCGTGCCGCCCGCCGCCACCGGGGACCGGGTCGGATGAACATCACCGGTCCGGCGCTCGCGGAGGGGCCCGAAACGGCGCGCATTCGGGCGCTCCTGGACGGAGCCGGTGCGGACGGCAGCCGCACCGACCCGGCGGTCACCGTCACGCTGCCGGTCGGAGACGATGCCGCGGCCTTCCGTCCTCCGGATGGCGCGCAGGTCGTGGTGAGCTGCGACGCGAGCGTGGAGGGCGTCCACTTTCGCCGCGAATGGATGACGTGGGAGACGATCGGGTACCGCGCGGCTGCGTCGGCGCTGAGCGACCTCGCGGCCATGGCCGCGACTCCCGTCGGCCTCGTCGTGGCGGCGGCGCTGCCCCCCGAGTTGGACGTCGAGATCGCCGCGGCCCTCGGGCGGGGCGTGGGAGGGATCGCCGGCCGGGTTGGCGCGGAGGTCCTCGGCGGCGATCTGGTCGCGTCGCCGGGGCCGGCGTTCCTCGACGTCACCGTCCTCGGTCATGCGGCGGCTCCGACGACGCGGAGCGGGGCGCGCCCGGGCGATGAGCTGTGGGTGACCGGAGAACTCGGCGCGGCCGCGACCGCGCTGCGCGACCTGGAGCGGGGACTGGAGCCGGACCCGGGGGCCCGCCGTGCCTTCGACCGACCACGCCCCCGGATCGAGGAGATGCTGTGGCTCCGGGAACGAGTGCGGATCCACGCCGCGATCGACCTTTCCGACGGTGTGATGCGGGATGCGCGCCATCTCGCGGCGGCTTCCCGGGTCGCTCTGGAAGTCGAGGCGGATCGCCTCCCGGCCGCCCCCGCGCTCGAGGGCTTTCGTCATGCGCCGGCCGGGGAACGCCTCCTCCTCGCCGGCGGTGAGGACTACGAACTGCTCCTTGCCGTGCCCGCCGGAGCCATGCAGGGGACGGAGCGGGCATTCGCCGTCGCGTTCGATCTCCCGCTCACGCGCATCGGGAGCGTGCGCGAAGGCGAGGGGCTGACCGTGAGCGGGCGTTTGAATCCGGAGCTTCCCGAGGGATTCGACCATTTCGAGGTCGGGCGTTGATCAGGACGGCGGTCTTCTACGTCGCCCTCGTGCTTTCAACGATCTTCTTCGGGGCCTTGGCGGCGACGGTTGCTCTCGTCCGAGGCGGCCGGGCATGGATGGACCGCGCCAACCGGGGGTGGGCTCGCTCCGTGCTGTGGGCTGCGGGAGTGCGCGTCACGGTCCACGGCCTCGAGCACCTCCACCCGTCGGGGGTCCAGATCATCGCCGCGAATCACCAGTCGTACTTCGACATCTGGGCGCTCATCGCCGGGCTTCCCGCGTCCATACGCTTCATCGCGAAGCGGGAGTTGGGGAACATTCCGATGCTCTCGGTGGGGATGCGCTCGGCGGGGCATGTGCTCATCGACCGCGACCGGCCCCGGAGCGCCAGAGAAACGCTTCGGCGGGCGAGCGACCGGATGCATGCCGAGCAACTGACGCTCGTGCTGTTTCCCGAAGGGACGCGGTCGCGGGACGGCCGACTGGGGCGTTTCCGGCGAGGTGCCTTCGCCCTCGCGCTGGAGACGCGGGCGCCCCTGGTTCCCGCGGCGGTCGATGGAGGCCAGCGCGTCTATCCGCCCGGTGCGAAGCGGGTGAGCCCCGGCATGGTCACGGTGCGGCTGGGGCCGGCGATCCGGCTGGAGGGAGCGGAGCCGGCGGACCGGGGGACGTTGATGCGCGAGACCCGTGCCGCCATCGAAGGGATGCTCCCGGACGGCGGCTCGGGCGGCGGCGCGTCAGGGTAGCCGTGGTCTTGCCGAATACGACACCAGGATGGTCCCCGCGCGACTTTGTTCCGGGGCCGCAGGGCCCTATCTTCCGGCACGGGTGGAGGAAGATGCGATCGTCGGGATCGCCGGGGGGAGGGGACACGCCTGCATGAACCGCCCCATACAGCACCGCAGCCGAAGCGTTCTGTGACGGCCATCGTCCGGGTCGCCGGCCGCGAGATCGTCGATTCGCGCGGCAACCCGACGGTCGAGGCCGACGTGCACCTCGAGAACGGCGCGATCGGCCGCGCCGCCGTACCGAGCGGCGCATCGACCGGCGAGCACGAGTCGGTCGAGCTGCGCGACCGCGACCCCGCGCGCTACGGCGGCAAGGGCGTGCGACGCGCGGTCGCGCACGTCAATGGTGAGATCGCCGCCGCCGTGCGAGGGTGGGACGCCTCGGACCAGCGCGGGCTCGACACCGCGCTCATCACGCTGGACGGTACCCCGAACAAGGGCCGTCTCGGCGCGAACGCAATCCTCGCCGTGTCCATGGCGGCGGCGCGCGCGGCCGCGGCTTCGGCGGGGGCGCCCCTGTTCCGGCACCTCGGCGGGGATCCGCACGTCCTTCCGGTCCCGATGCTGAATATCCTCAACGGGGGCGCGCACGCGAACAACGCCGTCGACATACAGGAGTTCATGATTCTTCCCGTCGGCGTTCAGCGCTTCTCCGAAGGTCTTCGGGTCGGCGTGGAGGTGTTCCACGCGCTGAGGCGCCGACTGTCGGATGCGGGATATTCGACCGCCGTCGGGGACGAGGGCGGGGTGGCGCCGGATCTGACTTCGAACCGCGAGGCCCTGGACCTCATCATGGCGGCGATCGTCGACGCGGGCTACGAGCCCGGCGCGGAGGTCGCACTCTCTCTCGATTGTGCCGCGTCGGAGTTCTACGACGCGAAGGCCGGAACGTACCGGCTTGAGAGCGCCGGCGAAGCAGGAGAACTCGACGCACGGGCTCTCGTGTCGCTCTACGAGGACTGGCTGGCAGCGTATCCCATCGTCTCGATCGAAGACGGTCTCCACGAAAACGACTGGGAGGGATGGGCGACGCTCACGTCCCGGGTCGGGGACCGCGTTCAGCTCGTGGGGGACGATCTCTTCGTGACCAACGTGGATCGTCTGGCCCGCGGGATCGAGACCGGGGTCGGGAACGCGATCCTCATCAAGCTCAATCAGATCGGGACCGTGAGCGAGACGCTGGATGCGATCCGCCTGGCCGCGGGAGCGAACTTCGGCGTCGTGATCTCGCACCGCTCGGGGGAAACGGCCGACACGTTCATCGCGGACCTCGCCGTGGCGACGAACGCCGGACAGATCAAAACGGGAAGCGCGTGCCGTTCGGAGCGCGTCGCGAAGTACAACCAGCTGCTGCGGATTGAAGAACGGCTCGGCCCGAGGGCGACCTATCCGGGGTCCGCCGTGTACGGAGGTCGATGATGGCGGAGGCGGCCAACCGTCGGCTCACGCGGGCCATCACCTTCATCGCCCTGATCGGCGCGGGCTATTACTGGATGGTGGGTGGAGAATACACGAGGGCCGGACTGGATCGACTCGAGCGGGAGATCGAATCGCGGAGAGCGGAGGGTACGGCCCGCGAAGATGAGCTCGCGTCGATCCGGGCCTGGGCCGACAGTCTCGTGTCGAACTCCTGGGCGATCGAGCGCGTGGCGCGGGAACGGTACGGATTCGTCCGTCCCGACGAGATCCTGGTGCGGTTCGTCGAGCTGGGAGACGGAAGTGATCCTCCTTCGCCGCCTCCGCGAGTGAACACACCTCCGTGAGCCGCGAACGCCCTGGCGGTTCGTGGCGGAATCCTGCGCCAGCGGCGGGAGCGGCTTCCCCGGCGCCCGCGGCTTGCCCCGCGCGCCACGACGTGTAGGATAGCGGACCCACAGGACGGCAGGGTAGCTCAGCCTGGTAGAGCAAGGGACTCATAAGCCCTGGGTCGGGGGTTCAAATCCCCCCCCTGCCACTCGTTATGGCGGCGCAACAGGAACTCGGAGCCGGGCCCGTGCGGGCCCTCGTGCGGTTCTCCGGCGAGCTCTCGACCAAGGCGCGCCGGACGCGGTCGCGCTTCCAGAACCGGCTCGCGACCAATCTGCGCGATGCGTTCGAAGCCGAAGGGATCGACGCCGCGCTCGAGTCCGGCTGGAGCCGCTTCCATGTCGAGAGCCCGGACGCGGCCTTTCTCGATCCTCTCCTGCGCACCTTCGGCGTGTCCAGTTGCTCCGTGCTGGCCGGCGAGTGCGAGGCGGACCTGGACACGATCATCGCCACGGGCACGACCCTCTTTGCCGAATCCGTGCGGGGCCGGAGCTACGCGGTGCGGGCCCGCCGCTCCGGTTCGCACCGCTTTTCCTCCTCCGACATCCAGCAGCGTCTCGGGGCGGCCCTCAACCCCGGCGCCACCGTGAACCTCGGGAATCCGGACATCACCGTGTTCGTCGAGGTCCGTGACGAACGGGTCTTCTTTCACGAGGACAGGATCCGGGGACCGTCCGGCCTGCCGCTCGGAGTGCAGGGGCACGCCCTCGCCCTCATCTCCGGCGGTTTCGACTCGGCGGTCGCCGCCTGGATGGCGCTGCGCCGGGGGATTCGCCTCGACTACGCCTTCTGCAACCTCGGCGGGAGCGCCTACGAGCGGTTGGTCGTCGAGGTCACGAAGATCCTGGCGGATCGCTGGAGCTACGGGACGCGGCCCCGGCTGCACGTCCTCGATTTCGGCCCGGTCGTCGAGGCGATGCGGGCCCGCGCCAAGCCCGCGTACCTGCAGGTCGTCCTCAAGCGGATGATGTATCGGGCGGCCGCGACGATCGGGGAACGGATCGGCGCCGAGGCGATCGTCACGGGCGAATCGGTCGGGCAGGTCTCGTCGCAGACGCTCCGCAATCTCCGCGCGATTGAGAACGCCTCCTCGCTCCCGGTGCTTCGACCCCTGCTCGGATTCCACAAGGAGGAGATCCTTGATCGGGCGCGGGAGATCGGCACCTACGACCTGTCGGCCCGGGTGCGCGAGTACTGCGACCTCGTGCCGCAACGGCCGGTCACCGCGTCGTCGCCCGAGGCCGCCGCGGCGCAGGAGTCGGCCGTGGGCCTCGAGGAACTCGACGAGGCGGTTGCCGGCGCGGCCATGCACGATGTGCGCGCCCTGCGTCCGGAATCCATGGTCGGAGCGTCCCTGTACGTGGCCGAGGTGCCCGACGGAGCGGTCATCCTCGACACCCGCGCCCGCGACGCATTCGAGGCCTGGCACTGGCCGGGGGCGACCCTCCGCGATCTCCCGCAACTCGAGCGGGACTTCGGCGAACTCGATCGCGACGCGACGTACGTGCTATGCTGCACGGAGGGCGTGCGAACGGCCTACCTGGCCGAGGTCATGCAACGGGCGGGGTACGAGGCCTACTCCTTCCTGGGCGGCGCACCCCGCATGCGGCGCATCGCGCAAGGCCGGTCGGGGATCGACTGATCGCGGCCTGTTTTGACACCCCCGCCCACGCGGGGCGAGCTTGGGCCGCATGAGCGGGAACAAGAGCGGCATGACGGCGGCCCTGGAAGCCGTGCGACGGGGGGAGGTGCCGACGCACGTCGCCGTCATCATGGACGGAAACGGCCGCTGGGCGAGACAGCGTGGCCTGCCGAGATGGGAAGGGCACCGCGCGGGCATGACGGCGGTGCGCGAGATCATCGAGGGGTCGGTGGAGGCCGGCGTGGCCCACCTCACCCTGTACGCCTTCTCGGATGAGAACTGGTTCCGGCCTTCCATGGAGGTGGAGGCGCTGATGACGCTCCTCCAGGAGTACGTGAGGAGCCAGCGCGAAGCTCTCGTCAAGCACGGAATCCGGGTCACCGTGTTCGGTGATCGGGTGCGGCTTCCGGAGGAGGTCCGGCAGGCGATCGCGGACCTCGAGGCGTCGACGGAGGGTGGGACGGCCCTGGAAGTGCACCTCGCGATCAGCTACGGATCGCGGGCGGAACTCGCGGGGGTGGCGCGAACGCTTGCGCAGCGATGCCTGGAGGGCGAGCTGGCCCCGGAGGAGATCGACGCCGAACGCTTCGGGGCCGAACTCCTGACGAGGGACTGGCCGGACCCGGACCTCCTGATCCGCACATCGGGAGAGCAGCGCATCTCCAACTTCCTTCTCTGGCAACTCGCGTACGCGGAACTCTTCGTGACGGATGTCCTGTGGCCCGACTTCACCCGCGAGCACCTCTTCGGCGCGCTGGTCGACTACCGGCGCCGCGAGCGGAGATTCGGGCTGGTGAAGACGTGAGGCCTCCGGGTCCGGCATGAGTCCCAACCTCCGCAAGAGACTCGCGGTCGCAGGTGTCGGCGTCCCCCTCTGCGCGCTCGTTACCTACGCCGGCGGGGTCGTCTTCGTCACGGGGCTGGGCGCGGCGGCCGCGCTCGGTTACCGGGAATTCGCATCGATGATGCGCGGGACGGGAACGCGGGTCCTCGCGCTGCCGGGAGCGGTGGCTGCGTTCTTGTTTCCGGTCGCCGTCTTCGCGGGCGGTCTTGAGGGCGGCGGCTTCTATGCGGCGGGTCTGATGCTCGCGCTCCCCGCGCTCGCCCTCGCGACGGTGAGCCTGTCGGAGCGGCCGATCCGGGCCGCGGCCTGCACGACCTTCGGGGTCTTCTACGTCGGCGGACTGCTCGCGCTGGGCCTCCCCCTGCGCGAAGGTGGACTCCCGCTCGCGGCCACCGGCGATCCGGGTGCCGGGCGGATGGCCGGTACGCTGCTCTTCTTCCTTCCGGTCGTCATCACGTGGCTCGCCGACACGGCGGCGTACCTCGGCGGACGAGCGCTCGGGAAACGCCCGCTCGCGCCGCGTGTGAGCCCCAACAAGACGGTTGCGGGAGCCGTGTGCGCGCTGCTGGCGGGCGTCGCTACCGCGGCTCTCTATCCGAGATTCCTCCTGCCGGAACTCTGGGCACTGGATGTGGTGCCGACGCTGGCTTTCGGGCTGGTCGTGACGGGGATGGCGATCGTCGGTGATCTCGCGGAATCCGCGCTCAAGCGCGAATGCGGGGTGAAGGACTCGTCGGGTCTGCTGCCCGGGCACGGGGGGATGTTGGACCGGCTCGATTCCATCCTGTGGGCGGTCCCGGCCGCGTTCCTCTTCCTCTTCCTCTTCGGGTGACGGCCGCCGAAGACGGACCGGGTTTCCCGGAGGTCGGGGCTTGAAGCACGTCGCCGTTCTCGGCGCCACGGGATCCGTTGGTGGGGGCACGCTCGACGTGATCCGCCGCCACCCAACGCGGTTTCGCGCCGCCGTCCTCACGGCGAACCGACGCTGGGAGGCGCTGGACGCGCTCGCGCTCGACCGGGACCCCGATTTCGTCGTGCTCGGGACTCCGCCGCCGGACGACTTCGCGCCGCGCTGGGCCGGAGAATGGCGGTTCGGCCCCGACGCGCTCGCGGAGGCCGCCGGATCCTCCGGGATCGACATCGTGCTCAATGCGATCGTAGGGTTTGCCGGGCTCGACGCGACGCTGACGGCGCTCGGAGCGGGGAAGCGGCTGGCGCTCGCCAACAAGGAGTCGCTCGTAGCGGGAGGAGACCTCGTGATGCGGGCGCAGCGCCGCGGAGGCGGTGAACTCCTTCCCGTGGACAGCGAACACTCCGCGGTCCACCAGTGCCTGGCCGGGCGCCCCGTGTCGGAGGTCGCGCGGGTCACCCTCACGGCTTCTGGCGGTCCCTTCCGCGAGTGGCCGGCGCGGCGACTCGCCACCGTCACTCCGGCCGATGCCCTCCGTCACCCCACATGGTCGATGGGCGCCAAGATCACGATCGACTCCGCCACGCTGGCGAACAAGGCGCTCGAGGTCATCGAAGCACACGCGTTGTTCGGTCTCCCCTACGAGCGTATCGAGGTTGTCGTCCACCCCACGTCGATCGTCCACTCCGTCGTCGAGTTCAGGGACGGTTCCTCGCTTGCGCAGCTGGGCCGGCCCTCGATGGAGGTTCCGATCCTCTGGGCCCTCGGCTACCCCGACCGGCTGGACGACGCACGCCGGGAGACGGGGTTCGACCCCGTACGGGATGGTCCACTGGAGTTTGAACCGGTGCGGGAGGAGGATTTCCCGCTCTTCCGCGCGGGGGTCGCGGCGGGAGAGGCGGGAGGCGAGTTTCCGGTGGCCTTCAACGCGGCCAACGAGGTTGCGGTCGAGCGGTTCCTCTCCGGGGACGTCGGCTTCAGGGAACTCGCCGATGTCGTGCTTCGTACGCTGGAACGGTTCTCGTCGCGCGCCATCGAATCGGTGGAGGATGCGCGACGCGTCGACGCCCGCGCGCGCGCCATCGCCCGCGACCCACATGGGGAGTCCAAGTCGGGAGACGCTGAGTGATCGTAACGATTCTGGTAACCATCCTTGTCCTGGGCGTGCTCATTTTCGTGCACGAGCTGGGGCATTTCGCCGCTGCGAAGAGCGTTGGGATCGACGTGCCGCGGTTTTCGATCGGTCTGGGACCGAAGATGGTGGGATTCCGGCGCGGTGGAACGGAGTACGTCCTCTCATGGATCCCGCTCGGCGGCTACGTCAAGATGGCGGGGATGGCGGACGAGGAAGTGACATCGACGCTCGAGGGCGGAGGCGCGCCGGAAGAGACGGCACGGCGCAAAGCGGGCCCGGGGCCCGGAGATTTTGACGGGAAGCCGCTCTGGGCCCGCGTTTTCGCCATCTCGGCCGGCGTCATCATGAACTGGTTGTTCGCGGTCGTTGCCTTCGCCGCGCTCGCGATGGGGCGTGGCGTGTTCGAGCCGCGGATCGTCGAGGTTGCGCCCGGATCGCCTGCGGCGGAGGCGGGACTTCGGAGCGACGATCTGATCCGGCGCGTGGATGGTGTCGCGGTGCACGACCCCGCCCAGGCGACTATGCGGATCGAGCGACGCGCGGGGGAATCCATCGAGATCGTCGTGGAGCGGGGCGGGGAGCGACTCACCTTCGTCGCGACGCCCGAGGCGGTCGAGCAATACTCGGATCTCACCGGAGAATCGAGGACGGTCGGGCGCGTCGGGATCTCGATCGGCGCCGACGGAGGTCGAGCCGGCCCGATCGCGGCGCTGGGGCGCGGGTGGTCGGACACAACCTACTGGGGCGGTGCGATCCTCCAGTTCCTCGGAGACCTCGTCACCGGGCGAAGTTCGGCGCGCGAGGTCGGCGGCCCCATCCTGATCGGGGAAATTTCCGGCCGCGCCGCGCGCGCGGGATTCTGGGAACTCCTGAGCTTCATGGCGATCATCAGCGTCAATCTGGCCATCTTCAATCTGTTGCCCATTCCCGTCCTCGACGGAGGACACCTGCTCTTCCTGGCCATCGAGGCGATCCGCGGCCGGGCGCTCAGCGTCCAGGCGCGCGTACGGTTCACGACGGTGGGCATGGTCTTCGTCCTCGCACTCATGGTGTGGGCCGTGGGGAACGACGTGCTGAGGGTGCTTCTCCGCTAGGCCGCCCGCAGGGTCGAAGTCAGATCGGGAGGGACAATTGTTCGGTGCCGGCCCGGGCCCTCGCGAGCGCGGCCACGTCGTAGCGGGGGCTGGGTTCCTCCTGGACGGCGACGTCCAGTAGTCCATCGTATCCCGCCGGCGCCAGGCCCTCGGCGACCCTGTCCAGGGCGAGTTCCCGGTCGTTGCACTCCTGGCTCAGGTGGGCGAGCAGGATCCCGCCGAGTCCGGGGTGCGCGAGTTCGCGCGCGAACTCGGCCGCGTGGCGGTTGGAGAGGTGTCCGCGGCTGCCCCCGATCCGCTGCTTGACCCTCCAGGGATAGGAAGCAGCGCGGAGACGGTGTTCGTCGTGGTTCGCTTCCATGACGAGAAAGGCGCACTCCCGGAGCGCCACGCGGACAGGCGTCGTCGGTCTCCCGAGGTCCGTCGCGATCCCCACTCGCAGACCCGTGGGCCGGTGCAGGACCGTGACGGCGACGGGCTTCGCGGCATCGTGCGCGGTAGGGGCGGCCGCGATCGCGAGGTCGCCGATTTCGAGTCCCGTGAGCGGCAGGTCCGCGCATCGCTCCTGCCCGCGCAGGAGCGGGGCGCAGGCGCGTCGCGTCGGAGAATTCATCGCGAGTCGCCAGCCCCAGCGCCGCGCTCCGATGCCGATGCCCGCGGCGTGATCCCGGTGCTCGTGCGTGAGCACGACGAGGTCGATGGCTTCGGGCTCGACATCGAGTTTCGCGAGCCGGCGGGCGAGTTGAACCCCGGAGAACCCCGCATCGACGAGCACACGGGCGCGGTCGCCCTCGACGAGAAACGCGTTGCCGCGGCTGCCCGACCCCAGCGACGCGACGGTCAGGCTCACGAGCCGCGGGCCTCGTCCCAGACGTCGCCCAGCCAGTCGCGGAACTCCGCGGTCCCCTTGACGCCCCGGCGCTCGACGACGCGGACGGCGGTGGAGAGGAAATCGCCGCGACGGTGCGGCTCCGGGCTCCGGCCCCCTCCCCATGAGAAGGGCTCCACCCACTGAGGTGGCGGCTCGGCGCCGAACAGGCTGGAGCCGGCGCCGACGACCGTGCCGGTCTCGATCCGGGTGCCGACGCCGGTCTTCACGTGATCGCCGAGCAGGCAGCCGAACTTGAGGAGTCCGGTGTCCCGCCGCGCGCCGGGCGGCCCCACCCGAATCGAGCCATAGGTATGTTTGAGATCGCTGGTCACCGTGGCCGCGCCGAGGTTGACCCAGCGGCCGAGATAGGCATGCCCGAGAAACCCGTCGTGCGCCTTGTTCGAATAGCCCAGCGTCGTGACGCCGTCGACCTCGCCGCGCACCAGGGAGCGGGGTCCCCCCGAAAAGCGTGAGATGTGGCCGCCGAGGAGTTGCGATCCGGCACCCGCGTGGAGAGGCCCGCCGAGGCGGGTGCCGGCGCGGACCTGGACTTCGGCACCGAGTTCAATCGGGCCTTCGCGCGCATCGAAGAGCACGCCGGGTTCCACGCGCGCTCCCTCACCCAAGCGGATGGGGGCGTCGCCGAGGCGCCAGCATCCGTCCGGCAGCTCCGTCGCCTCCGGGCCCGGCCCGGCCGCCAGGTCCGCGGCCAGCCGTTCGGTTCCGGCGGACACGAGGTCCCACGAGTGTCGGAGCCAGGCGCCGGGTACGTTGCGGTCGGGCAGCCCGGGCCGGGGGTGGGGCTGGGCGAACCAGTCTGCCCGCGGCGGCTCGGCGTCGGCGCCCAGGCGGATGCCCGCCAGCCGGTCGGCGACCCACAGGTTGGCGGGCGCGTCGGTCCACGCCGCGTCGAGAGACGGAACCGCGCGGGCGTTCCATACGGTACAGGGCGTGGCCAGCCCGTCCGCATCCAGGCAGCGCGGCGCTCCGGGCTCCGCGTACCGGCGCAGCCACGGGCGGGTCACGTGACCGGCCAG
It includes:
- a CDS encoding NAD(P)H-hydrate dehydratase, translated to MRVPAFPPSDWWRCAAREVWLPTAAEMAGIDRAAIESGAIPERALIENAGRALARHVHERFPAGRVAVLAGSGHNGADALVAGRTLSAWGRSVGFLRCGSRTPDPDVLAGWSLTLDPPEALDRELAAADVVIDGILGTGLTTAPRPPQAKIIERVNAARAAVVAADGPSGVDFTTGRVPGAAIRADLTVTFGWPKTGLLSFPARERIGDLISVEIGFPPPEPPPSARAVTAAWVAGLLGERAADGHKGDAGYLAILGGERGMAGAVVLAARAAIRAGAGIVRVVSAAENRKIVQTGVPEAVFVDWSSSEAVRSTLNWAGAVAVGPGLGTGPKRAELMRRVLEDGSVPLVLDADALNVLSAEAAEAGVPLGPLAPRRSVLLTPHPGEMARLLGTSVGEVRGDAPTAARRLAGATGATVLLKGAPTWVARPGGELRATTLVSPAFASGGMGDVLTGVCGACLASGLGPADAASAALTLTALAILHDVDEIGGSAADVPDALPAARRALGTVRSGVWPGVNLALPAVPPAATGDRVG
- the thiL gene encoding thiamine-phosphate kinase, giving the protein MNITGPALAEGPETARIRALLDGAGADGSRTDPAVTVTLPVGDDAAAFRPPDGAQVVVSCDASVEGVHFRREWMTWETIGYRAAASALSDLAAMAATPVGLVVAAALPPELDVEIAAALGRGVGGIAGRVGAEVLGGDLVASPGPAFLDVTVLGHAAAPTTRSGARPGDELWVTGELGAAATALRDLERGLEPDPGARRAFDRPRPRIEEMLWLRERVRIHAAIDLSDGVMRDARHLAAASRVALEVEADRLPAAPALEGFRHAPAGERLLLAGGEDYELLLAVPAGAMQGTERAFAVAFDLPLTRIGSVREGEGLTVSGRLNPELPEGFDHFEVGR
- a CDS encoding lysophospholipid acyltransferase family protein, which gives rise to MIRTAVFYVALVLSTIFFGALAATVALVRGGRAWMDRANRGWARSVLWAAGVRVTVHGLEHLHPSGVQIIAANHQSYFDIWALIAGLPASIRFIAKRELGNIPMLSVGMRSAGHVLIDRDRPRSARETLRRASDRMHAEQLTLVLFPEGTRSRDGRLGRFRRGAFALALETRAPLVPAAVDGGQRVYPPGAKRVSPGMVTVRLGPAIRLEGAEPADRGTLMRETRAAIEGMLPDGGSGGGASG
- the eno gene encoding phosphopyruvate hydratase is translated as MTAIVRVAGREIVDSRGNPTVEADVHLENGAIGRAAVPSGASTGEHESVELRDRDPARYGGKGVRRAVAHVNGEIAAAVRGWDASDQRGLDTALITLDGTPNKGRLGANAILAVSMAAARAAAASAGAPLFRHLGGDPHVLPVPMLNILNGGAHANNAVDIQEFMILPVGVQRFSEGLRVGVEVFHALRRRLSDAGYSTAVGDEGGVAPDLTSNREALDLIMAAIVDAGYEPGAEVALSLDCAASEFYDAKAGTYRLESAGEAGELDARALVSLYEDWLAAYPIVSIEDGLHENDWEGWATLTSRVGDRVQLVGDDLFVTNVDRLARGIETGVGNAILIKLNQIGTVSETLDAIRLAAGANFGVVISHRSGETADTFIADLAVATNAGQIKTGSACRSERVAKYNQLLRIEERLGPRATYPGSAVYGGR
- a CDS encoding septum formation initiator family protein — encoded protein: MMAEAANRRLTRAITFIALIGAGYYWMVGGEYTRAGLDRLEREIESRRAEGTAREDELASIRAWADSLVSNSWAIERVARERYGFVRPDEILVRFVELGDGSDPPSPPPRVNTPP
- the thiI gene encoding tRNA 4-thiouridine(8) synthase ThiI, producing the protein MRALVRFSGELSTKARRTRSRFQNRLATNLRDAFEAEGIDAALESGWSRFHVESPDAAFLDPLLRTFGVSSCSVLAGECEADLDTIIATGTTLFAESVRGRSYAVRARRSGSHRFSSSDIQQRLGAALNPGATVNLGNPDITVFVEVRDERVFFHEDRIRGPSGLPLGVQGHALALISGGFDSAVAAWMALRRGIRLDYAFCNLGGSAYERLVVEVTKILADRWSYGTRPRLHVLDFGPVVEAMRARAKPAYLQVVLKRMMYRAAATIGERIGAEAIVTGESVGQVSSQTLRNLRAIENASSLPVLRPLLGFHKEEILDRAREIGTYDLSARVREYCDLVPQRPVTASSPEAAAAQESAVGLEELDEAVAGAAMHDVRALRPESMVGASLYVAEVPDGAVILDTRARDAFEAWHWPGATLRDLPQLERDFGELDRDATYVLCCTEGVRTAYLAEVMQRAGYEAYSFLGGAPRMRRIAQGRSGID
- the uppS gene encoding polyprenyl diphosphate synthase encodes the protein MSGNKSGMTAALEAVRRGEVPTHVAVIMDGNGRWARQRGLPRWEGHRAGMTAVREIIEGSVEAGVAHLTLYAFSDENWFRPSMEVEALMTLLQEYVRSQREALVKHGIRVTVFGDRVRLPEEVRQAIADLEASTEGGTALEVHLAISYGSRAELAGVARTLAQRCLEGELAPEEIDAERFGAELLTRDWPDPDLLIRTSGEQRISNFLLWQLAYAELFVTDVLWPDFTREHLFGALVDYRRRERRFGLVKT